From the bacterium genome, the window CGTATCGGCCGCCGCCTGGAAATCCTGCATCACCGGCACCACGCAGTAGCCGTACCAACCCACCAGACCGGCCACGGCCAAAAGGAAGATCGCGAGGAAGAATTTCATCAAAGGTCCTTTCCGAGGAGGTTTGATCCAGGATTGACCCGGAGGGCCCTGAAATCAACCCGGTCCGGCATTTTGTGATGACCGGCCCTCGGTGACCCCGGGGTCAGGGTCTGGTGAGGTCCATGACGGAAAAGGGCGGATGGAAGACCAACAGGACCGTCCCGGCCATCAACAGGAAGCCGATCCAACCCATCGCCTGGTGCAGGAAAGACCGGCGGCCCTGCAATTCCCAAACGGGCTTCGAGAAGAACCCCAGCACCCCTCCCACCAGGAAGCCCGCGATATGAGCGGCGTTGTCCGCCCCGATGAAGAAGCCGAAGACCACCGTATAGACCATCCAATTGACCATCTGGCCCCGCACTTCCCGGCCGATGGCGGTGCCGTCCCGCTGGCCCCATCCCGCCGCCACGCCGATGAGGCCCATCAAGGCGCCCGAGGCGCCCGCGGCGATGCCGTAAAGCCCCCAGATCTCGCTGCCCAGGTTGGCCAGGATGCCCGTCACCATGAAAAAGAACAGCATCCGGCCCCGGCCGAACATCTCCTCCACCTGGGGACCGATCTGCATCAGGGCGATCAAGTTGAAAGCCAGGTGCCATATCCCAATGTGCAGGAAACAGGCCGTGGCCAGACGCCAGACCTCGCCCGCC encodes:
- a CDS encoding rhomboid family intramembrane serine protease, yielding MPDENPHDWIESLTRWAGAIGLNPVRVRWKLMGLREKFRDTKHRAQVKKESVGYRHKICPSCGSVEDRGNKTCSRCGAALYTHFGQMVRRLGLVAPHFNSVSSILAGVILLIYIAMMLHEPGAGLLGFSSDTLIHFGAHFPPLVRAGEVWRLATACFLHIGIWHLAFNLIALMQIGPQVEEMFGRGRMLFFFMVTGILANLGSEIWGLYGIAAGASGALMGLIGVAAGWGQRDGTAIGREVRGQMVNWMVYTVVFGFFIGADNAAHIAGFLVGGVLGFFSKPVWELQGRRSFLHQAMGWIGFLLMAGTVLLVFHPPFSVMDLTRP